ATTACTCACTCAGCTCTTGGCAACAAGTACCATTTCTGATTAGTATTGCATGATACTACTAGGGCTGGTCGATAAGGTCAGAAATCTTCTATCTCGATATGAGTCattcatttcatatcttgataatgatatatatcacaatatagcatatttttatgattattcaataaataaacagtctatatgaaataaccacatgttcttttttatatactcctgtatagagctgcaatgattaatcgattagttgtcaactattaaattaatcgccaactatattttgataatcgaataATCTTTTGtcttggacaaaacaagacatttgatgatgtcatctttaactaattgattaatcgaggaAATAATtcacagattaatcgataatgaaaataatcgttagttgtagccctactcctgtgtgaattaaatacttgacaaatgaaaagaagaaagagtattttctcatttagttaaaaactttagtgcaaaatgatcagattttctgagaaatttgagtcATCATGTGCTTGTTATTGTCAATTTAGATGATAAATTATCATGAGTAATATGAGGAGTAACGTGTCAATATCTTCtaaaaagtagcaatactgAAATATGTGCGCAAAGGTATACTGACCTTTCTGTAGCCAGTATCACAATGTCACCAGGGGATGGAAATTTCATATACATTATTTGATTTGTGCAATTGGAAGATGTCAACATATTTCCTTTAGTATGTAGCATACTGATAATGTAATACTGCAACCCTACCTGTTTGATTTTGTGTCAAAAGTTGTACTCATCAAGGTTCTGTTCTGACATTgtcatctccctctctccacaGATGAATACATTGGACCGTTCTTCCAAATGGCCGTCTTATGACTCGCTGACCTCCACCTCGAGCTTCCGCTTCAGCGAGAGTGAGCAGACTGAGGATGAAGCGGACGTCTTCTCGGAGGGAGAAGGGGACGGTGGAACAAGAAAGTCCGTCTCAGGTGATGAAGGGGTCGCAATCTCTGGAAATTACCACGACTTCCCAGCTCATTCGGATCAGCTGCACTCAAGGTCCGAGAGCGACAGGCCTAAACGCTGCCCGGATGAGCCCAAGCATCCCAACCCGGCCTCTTCTCCCCCAGCTGCAACGTTGGGCTCCTCTTCAGCGACCCCTGGGGACCTGGCCTTCGCTAAGAAAGTGAGTGCCCTCAGACTGATCCTTAGGTCTTTGTGTCAGTATTTTTGTCAACCACATAGCAAATCTGTCGCAGTTCTAAAACTAGTCTTTTTCCTTGTTGTTTTCTCAGTGTGCAGATTTGCAAAGGTACATCTGTCCTTTGCTGGAACTTCTACATGGTCTAAAGATCGGGCGATTTGACAAAGGTATGTGTCTGAGCATTGTTCTCAAGTTTTAATGCATCCTGTAATTAAAATGCCTATTTGCATTGACGTTCTATTTTAATTGTGGCAGGTCTATCAAGTTTCCAGCAGAGCGTTGCCATAGACAGATTGCAGAGGATTCTTGGAGTTCTGCAGAGGCCTGACATGGGGTAAGATTAACACAAGTAACAAGCCTAATATTATGATTAGTAAAGAAAATGGGCATATTATCATCCATACCCAGCATTGCCATTCATGCCTGATCCTTAACTCTTTATTTTTCTGCAGTGAGAGATACCTCCAAAACCTGCTGCAGATAGAGATGATGCTGAAGATATGGTTCCCTCGGGTGGCCAAAAATATTCCAAGCCAGCCCACCCCTATCAGACTCCGAACACACTGGTGCCAAAATCAGCTCCACATGCCCGTTAAGGTGAGCTTCATATTGGATCTTACTATATGACAGTGCCTTTACAAGTGTGCATTGATTAAACCATGAACCTGAGATGTTAAATGCCCATactaaactttatttttgtattaaaacagcatatttttaACAACCAAGTGAAATATATTGCAAGTTGTAATTGAACTGTGCTTCTCCTTTAAGACCTTGgtttgttatggttgttatatCTGGTTTTACTTTTCCCCTCCAGAAGAGAAAGCTGAGCTGGTCAGACCCCGACGACTCCAGCGAAGTCCCAACCAAGCGTCAGCACTATCGACATGGAAAACATGCGAGCTGCCAGGCCGCGACTCCACTTGACACAGTGATCGCACGTCTACCAGGCTCACCTAAAAACCAGAGAGTTCCAGAGGAAGAACCAGTTGAACCAGCTGAGGCTAGCTGTGTAGCCCAACACGAGTTTACGCACAGCACTGTGACTTTGAGCAGGCCGTTATATTTGTGTATCAAGAGAGAAAACGAGAAGTCTGAGATTTCTCTTCCCTCCCATTGTGAAAGCCCAGCAACACAGGACAGCTCGGTGTCCTCGAGTGACATCTCGACTACAGCTGACTCGCCTTAGTTGGCCTTAGCTGGCCTTAGCCGGCCTTAGCTGAGCTCGCTACCACATGGAGGTGCCACTGCATGCCAGCCAGAGCGAAGGCAGAGGGCGGACTCGATTACATAAGGATAAAGTTAGGCGCAGAGCCAGTCTGTGATGACTGCGAGGCATGTAAACccacaagaggaggaggaggaggagaaatgcAGAGAGACTCTCGTTAACCCCTAACTATCCAGCGTTGGTTTTGATTACACCAGTTATTGCACTATGTTACCAGGACTTGTCCGTCTGTAAGATTATCACTTTTGTATACATTGACGTTTTACTAAGTTAAAACGATGTTGAAAATACTTTACATTGTTTAATGCGTTTAAGCAGTTTGTGctctgttttgtatttttttttatatcatggAATGCAGCACCAACAGTAACAGAATAGGATTTCATAACACTGGTGAAAAACTGAAATAAGGAGGAAACACAGAGGATCATTGCTGGTACAGTTTTAAACAGAAACCATTAGTCAGTTGTCcataaaacaattttttaagcaaaaaaggCCCTACATTTTATGCTTCCATCTTCTTATATTTGAGGATATGATAACAACTTGTGATTAGGgatgtaaatcacaagtttcatcacgatacgatatatCAATTCTTTTGACAAagatacgatatttgctgatatcataaagtctgccacgatatgATTTCAATTTGATTCTATTCCGGGGCCTGTGATCAAGATGAGATGATATCATACAGTAGGCCCATTTAACACAGttgcatttatataaataaaaaagccattaaaatatgatttgacaattttagtGCTGAggtcttccagacatttaactgaaaaacaatttattaactttaataaaaagaatTAGTATAAAGTGCGAATTTCAAAATGCAGGcatatcttaaagatgacgatATGTATCCATATTTCCACATTGCATCAATGGTATTGGGTTGTTGATCATTGAATTAATACATCGGTTCAGATGTACACCCCTACGTGTGTTGACCATTTtgcaatatttacattttgtagACCTACAAATTAAACAACGAATTGAGGAAATAATTTGCAGTGAAAATAATTGGTAGTTGCAGCCAGTTACAATAAATATGAAcacaaattattaaaaatggcATTTCGGAAGGTTAAATTGTATCCTGCCAGTTGATTGATTGTAACATAAGGTGGAGCAAAGGCATGTAGCCGCTGCCAAAATGTGCCAA
This Sebastes fasciatus isolate fSebFas1 chromosome 17, fSebFas1.pri, whole genome shotgun sequence DNA region includes the following protein-coding sequences:
- the ciarta gene encoding circadian associated repressor of transcription a, with protein sequence MNTLDRSSKWPSYDSLTSTSSFRFSESEQTEDEADVFSEGEGDGGTRKSVSGDEGVAISGNYHDFPAHSDQLHSRSESDRPKRCPDEPKHPNPASSPPAATLGSSSATPGDLAFAKKCADLQRYICPLLELLHGLKIGRFDKGLSSFQQSVAIDRLQRILGVLQRPDMGERYLQNLLQIEMMLKIWFPRVAKNIPSQPTPIRLRTHWCQNQLHMPVKKRKLSWSDPDDSSEVPTKRQHYRHGKHASCQAATPLDTVIARLPGSPKNQRVPEEEPVEPAEASCVAQHEFTHSTVTLSRPLYLCIKRENEKSEISLPSHCESPATQDSSVSSSDISTTADSP